TAGCCAAACGGATTGCTCAAAGGGGTCACAAGATCTCCTTCATTTCAACTCCCAGAAACATCCAACGCCTTCCTAAAGTCCCTCCAAATTTATCTTCGCAAATGAATTTTGTGAGCCTCACTTTACCCCATCACGATAATCTTCCACAACACGCAGAGGCCACCAATGATTTGCCATTTCACAAAATCCCATATCTTAAAATCGCCTGTGATAAACTCCAAGATTCTTTGGCCGAATTTTTGCAAAAATCCAAGCCAGATTGGATTATTTACGACTTTATTGCTTTCTGGTTGCCACCAATAACAGCCAAGCTTGGAATCTCCAGCGCCTTCTTCAGCATATTCCAGGGTTGGTCAATCTGTTTCGGTGGATCATCATCATCGGCCATGATCAACGGCAAGGATCCTCGTACTAAGCCAGAAGATTTCACTGTTCCTCCACCATGGGTACCATTCAAAGCCACCGTTGCGTTTCGACTTCATGaagcaaaaaaaatttttgatcaTTATGAGATGAACGATTCGGGAGTTACAGATATGGTTCGTGTGGGGTTGGTGATAGATGGTTGTGATGTGATAGCTGTAAGAAGCTGCATGGAGATTGAATCGCAATGGATAAATCTCGTGAGAGAGCTTCATGGTAAACCAATCCTACCTGTAGGGGTGTTGCCGCCTACGACTTGTGACAGTAGAGACACCCTTGAAGATAACAACTGGCATACCATTAACGACTGGTTAAGAAAACACGAGCCAAAGACTGTGATTTACGTAGCATTTGGAAGCGAGttaaatttgagccaaattgaGTTGACTGAGTTGGCTCTAGGTTTGGAATTATCCGGGTTACCTTTCTTTTGGGCTTTAAGGAATCGGGATGACACAGTAGTTCTTCCCGATGGGTTTGAGGAAAGAGTGAAGGGTAGAGGAGTGGTGTGGACGAGTTGGGCCCCTCAACTCAAAATATTAGCTCATGAATCGGTGGGAGCTTTTTTGACTCACTGTGGATTTAGCTCAATCACAGAGTCATTATATTATGGACATCCCCTGGTTATGTTGCCTTTCTCCATAGACCAGGGATTGATTGCCAGAGTTTTTACAGAGAAGAAAGTTGGCATAGAGATACCGAGAAATGAGGAAGATGGAGTGTACACGAGGAAATCAGTGGCGAAGACATTAAAGTTGGTTatagttgaagaagaaggaaaaatttATAGAGAGAAAACCAATGAATTGAGGGTTTTATTTGCAGATGAACAACTCCATGATCAATACATACACAAATTTGTTGAGTTTCTGGAGAATCATAGGCAAGTTTCAGATCATTGAAGTGTAATAGATATAATTTGCAATAAGtcaaaattagatattattgttattgtttaaaaatatattagttattaACTTAATATATAATGTATCTTGTCTAACctccattttctcttttttatttttttatttctgtcTTCTTCATATTCCTTATAGTTTATATGTTTATTCAATGATTTTAAGTTGTTAAATTGTCATCAATGGCAACTTTTACTCAATCAAGTCATTAACAATTTGATCAAGTAAAGATTATTATTCAAAACAACTCATAtcacaataaaagaaaagataattaGAGTTGACAACggtgaaaatatgataataatatataaaaaaatattaataattaggatttttaaaaaataataaaaactgatttataaatatttaaataattttaatagagaaattactatgtttaaaatatttagatttaatttttaaaaatgttatttaaaatttttaatttaataaataataaaattattatttacttgtataaattttattttttgttgagttttattttttaaatattataaataatttttttaaaaaataatttataattaaattaataaaattgattaattttaatcattaataattaaatatttaaattttttaaaaattaaaaagataaaatttgaaaatacatcaataagtcctttggcttaataataataataaagttaggTGTCCGCCGCTTATTTTGACTCCAAACCATAAGTTCTTAGGTTATTCTACTTCTTTCACAAGGGCTTAGGCTGTTCTACTTCTTTCTTTCATAAGTAGTTCGGTTATTCTACTTCTTTCAGCTGAAGCTCAGCTAAGCTATcaacaaacattttttttttattaatttatttatacaaaatatgattGGATGGATTTCTTTCCAAGTCAGAAACAACAGGTTCATCTGGACATCTTGCAAGTGGAGCCACAGGATATTACCAAAAACAGCGGGCAGCAAATAAATTGGCATTTTTCTATCCCAACTAACTCTCTACAAATTTACCGTCCTACACATGCACTCTGAgaacaatatatatatgcatgaacCAGCCAACCGggattctttgaaaaaaaaaagggtcaaaagttattttcctttaaaattcaatgtaaagataaattcatatacatgaaatttaaaaaatttaaatatttatttatcatagaatttttattaaagtttattattaactgtaaaaataaaattattattaaacaataatatgtaaaaaattaaaattttatcttagtttttttaaatttaaaaaactaatattttatttttcattcaaaaatttaaaaaattactttttttaccTTTGACTTGACAATAAAATctacttttaaattattaaaataaaatttatcacacTTCACTGATTTGACACTTGTTTGTGATTTTGTAGAAACTTAGCAAATTTGTGTGCGTATTGATTTGTGGAGTTGTTCATTTACGAATGAAACCTTCAATTCCTTGGCTTTCTCTCTGTGaattcttccttcttcttcaaccaCGACCAACTTCAATGCCTTCGCCACCGACTTCCTCGTGTACGCTCCATCTTCCTCATTTCTCGGTATCTTTATGTCGACCTTCCTTTTAGAAAAAACTCTAGCAATCAGACCCTGGTCAATAGAGAAAGGTAACATAACCTGAGGATGTTTATAATATAACGACTCTGTAATTGAGGTAAATCCACAGTGAGTTAAAAATGCTTCCACTGATTCATGAGCTAATGTCCTGAGTTGAGGTGCCTAACTCGTCCACACCACTCCTCTACTCTTTACTCTTTTCTCAAACCCATCTGGAAGAATTTCTATGTCATCTCGATTCCTTAGAACCCAAAAGAAACGTAATTTGGATAATTCCAAAGCTAGAGCCAATGACAAATCATTGGTGGGCTCTGCGTCATATGGAAGATTATTGTGATGGggtaaagttttcaaattcgACTTCGAGTTTTAAGGGTCTTTAATTCATAAAAATCGTAAATCTAAAAAGtttaatagaattaattaaaataattctattttgattaatttatatcaaaacgatatcgttttaatatcaaattgagtttaaaactCGATTTGAgggatgaaattttagtttataaaactaagGGGCAAAGtttactttatatattatattgggTGCCCTAGTGATCTACCCTCACTACCCCCGAGCGTGAAAGTAATTCAGCTGGGTCGGGTTTCGGTTCCTAAAATTTCATGCTCATCAAGTTTTTAGCAGGGTTCTACACATTTTCTCCCTCTcactttctcttcatttttgcCAAGAATTCACTTTACATTCTCAATGGCCAGCTACAGCAACTTCGAAACCCCAGGAAAGCAGGAGAGAATCGAAGAAGAAACTCTTTTGCAATTATCCTCTTGTTAGAATTATATCTTCTTTATTTCTTatctaaagaaaaaaagaaaaatgtttccATTACTAGGTAGATCACATCAACCCAAGGTACCGCTTATGTGCATTGGAAGTTCATGGCTTGGTATTCTTTGATCATCtgtcttttccttttgtttgcCAGGTGGCAGAAAATAAATGCTGGAGTTGCAAGTTTACTTGTCAGTCCAAACAAGATCCACAGAATCATTTACCTCGTACAATTGATATTAAAACCATTAAACTTCTTTGTGATGATGATAAATATCAGAAACCTTTCATGCAAGATGACAAGCTCTTGTATagttatgatgatgatgaaggtAAGATGACTATGAAACTTCATTTGACAAAGAGGAGTTTATGAGGGATATGGGGAATTTTGAAGAGATTTGCATTAATGATGAGAATACCCAGGAGCAATTTGCATCAAGTAATTGCTCTATCAATGAAAATGGAAAGATAGAAGATGCTTCTGCTTCCAATGTGCATCTAAACTTGGCAAATTCTTCTGAAAAGGTGGTAGACAATGGCATGGATTTGAAAGCACGTGTTGAGGCATCTGATAAGAGGCTAAGAGATAAGGATTCATGACTCTTTCTTGTGGATCTTGCTGCACAGGGCATAAAGAAAGTTAATGAGAATTATTTTAGTTCTTATAGTTCATTTGGCATTCACAGGGAGATGATAAGGAAAGTTAATGAgaagtaaattttaaaagttgtttaTTCTTGCTAGAAGCAGGTATAGAAGcttatttatttcttctcttGCTACTATGATTGGACTTTTGAGACTCATGTAGTCTAGTTATGCAGGCGAGGACCGATGCTTATAGGCAAGCTATTTTGGAAAATCCTTCTCTCCTTAAGGGGGGTGTCGTGATGGACGTGGGTTGTGGGACTGGCATATTTAGGTAAGAACCATATGTAGTTTGTGTTAATCAGTACAAAAAATCATGTTTGGAATGAAAATGGATCAAAAACAGAGGTCATCCCCACATACATATTTTGAGGATCGCCAATCGGTGTATTCGATGAAGATGGTCCGGTGGCCAGATTTTCAAAGCTGAAAGCCCTGAGGTGCGGGTGAGCAAACGTTCAAAAATTTAAGGGGGTAGCTGtcattacataaaattaaaagagatgAAACCTAGAGTTTAAGGaggaaaaataactttttaaaacttaaaactatGAGGTAAAGaaaattgctattttttaaaaactaaggttaagaaaaaaaattaagttttaatttttttaattttactattaaaataatagttttactcttCCATTTAACTGaaagttttaacaaaatttaactaatgaatagaattttaatttttaaaaattgatagaagtttgagtttacatcaaaccttgggtgggaataagtctttttgccataaatcaattaaaaaaaaatcttagttgATAGCTTAGcatcaacttaaaaaaatcatctaaaaagaagaagaataaatgtttgatttgaatgagtGTTTGTGTCACTCCTACTATTTCtttggtttattttattaatctattttttataatttatattacttatattacattatttaatttataagtaataaaatattttaataattttttattattaataatgatgtgataaataatataaataataactacTTTCActtaagatatttaaatattgctaagttaactttttttttattataattatattttgatttactaattttttaagttaaaaaatatatttttaattaatataataaataatataaaaaatattttaaaataattatacaaagatatttaagtagaATAATAAACTaacattcttttatttatttttaaaaaatattcttttattattttcacaaaacactataattatttatatttattaatttttattaaattttatcaaacatattaataagttataatcaattatttttttagataatttttcaattttaataataaaatattatataaatcaaacataccctaaaagcaatttttttctttaagagttatcaataatatttttaaaaaattaataatctaaaagaaaaataataactttgtcatatataatttttttaaatttttttaaataactcttttaaatattatatcaaaatattttaaatatggtAGTTTATCTTTTAAAATCGTTTTAAACTTTATAGACCAACCCTTATAATTCTTTCCAAATTCTAGAGGTCAGCATAACTCTTTTATCATTGTTATAATCTCATTGTTATTAGTCTTTAACTATCCTCTTTTTTGTCAAGATATAAGCTATCGTCAACAAAAATTTTCACTTGATCAAGTTGATGacaatataattaagtaaaagaTGCTGATGATGTCATTTTGAAATCGCCGATTAGAGGAACGTAAGAAGAATTTGAAAATggtgaaagaaaaatgaataaaagaagGAGGTGAGActcaaaggaaaaaaagaaattagtgagcttttatataatttagataattaaatatttttttaatcttttaaattttgaattatatgataattttaaaaataaaaattataaaaataaaaattataaaaataaaataataattttatttcttataattatattagtctttgattttaggtgaaaaaatgttatttattatacaatcaaagtatgaaaaatattaaaagtcaAATCGTAAGTGGGAAAATGTAGGTCACATTTATGCATacacaatttaaaatataaaatagaatattatataatatgtaatcatatgattaaatgttattttatttttaaattaaaaatatcttaatcatgtatttaattatatattgaaaatatatatacgtaatacaatagtatttttttatcaataacaataatatctatttttaaattattaaaatgaaatctATTACATTTCAATGATTTGAAACTTGTTCATGATTCTGCAAAAACTCAACAAATTTGTGTATGTATTTATTGTGGATTTGTTCATCTGCAAATAAAACCCTTAATTCCTTGGCTTTCTCTCTGTAaattcttccttcttcttcaaccaTGACCAACTTCAATGCCTCCGACGGTGACTTCTTAATGTACATTCCATCTTCCTCATTTCTGGGTATCTCAATCCCGACCTTCTTCTCTGTAAAAACTCTAACAATCAACCCCGAGTCAATGGAGAAAAGCAACATAACCAAGAGATGTCCATAATATAATGACTCTGTGATTGAGCTAAATCCACAGTTAGTTAAAAAGGCTCCCACTGGTTCATGAGTTAATATCCAGAGTTGAGGGGCCTAGCTC
The sequence above is a segment of the Mangifera indica cultivar Alphonso unplaced genomic scaffold, CATAS_Mindica_2.1 Un_0072, whole genome shotgun sequence genome. Coding sequences within it:
- the LOC123207327 gene encoding putative UDP-rhamnose:rhamnosyltransferase 1 gives rise to the protein MADAKQLHIAMFPWLAFGHMIPYFELAKRIAQRGHKISFISTPRNIQRLPKVPPNLSSQMNFVSLTLPHHDNLPQHAEATNDLPFHKIPYLKIACDKLQDSLAEFLQKSKPDWIIYDFIAFWLPPITAKLGISSAFFSIFQGWSICFGGSSSSAMINGKDPRTKPEDFTVPPPWVPFKATVAFRLHEAKKIFDHYEMNDSGVTDMVRVGLVIDGCDVIAVRSCMEIESQWINLVRELHGKPILPVGVLPPTTCDSRDTLEDNNWHTINDWLRKHEPKTVIYVAFGSELNLSQIELTELALGLELSGLPFFWALRNRDDTVVLPDGFEERVKGRGVVWTSWAPQLKILAHESVGAFLTHCGFSSITESLYYGHPLVMLPFSIDQGLIARVFTEKKVGIEIPRNEEDGVYTRKSVAKTLKLVIVEEEGKIYREKTNELRVLFADEQLHDQYIHKFVEFLENHRQVSDH